The following proteins come from a genomic window of Gimesia chilikensis:
- a CDS encoding AAA family ATPase, producing MSDVQNESTGSPDLEITRESIDKLSSAYQQIHGEMSKVIVGQDDVIEQLLIALFSRGHCLLEGVPGLAKTLMISSLAQTLSMSFSRIQFTPDLMPADITGTDVLQENRESGEREFRFIPGPLFHNMVLADEINRTPPKTQAALLEAMQEHQVTVGQTRHLLSDPFFVLATQNPIEQEGTYSLPEAQQDRFMFKVYVKYPSFQEERQIARRTTSDSNDKIEHVLTAVDVLEIQKIVRQVPVSDHVIDYALALVRQTRINEPGTPDFINEWLSWGAGPRAVQNLLLGGKTRALLNGNAHVSTEDISALAAPVLRHRIVTNFAAESEGITSDLVIERLIKETPSKEGELTSDPRLQKIFAA from the coding sequence ATGTCGGACGTACAAAATGAATCCACAGGATCTCCCGATCTGGAAATCACGCGGGAGTCGATTGATAAACTGAGTTCTGCCTACCAGCAGATTCATGGTGAAATGTCAAAAGTGATTGTCGGTCAGGATGACGTGATCGAACAGTTGCTGATTGCCCTGTTCAGCCGGGGGCACTGTCTGCTGGAAGGGGTACCCGGACTGGCGAAAACCCTGATGATCAGCTCGCTGGCACAAACGCTGTCGATGTCGTTCAGCCGCATCCAGTTTACCCCCGACCTGATGCCCGCCGACATTACGGGAACCGACGTACTCCAGGAAAATCGCGAGTCAGGCGAACGCGAATTTCGTTTCATTCCTGGTCCACTGTTTCACAATATGGTCCTCGCGGATGAAATCAACCGAACGCCTCCTAAAACACAGGCAGCGCTGCTGGAAGCGATGCAGGAGCACCAGGTGACTGTCGGACAGACGCGGCACCTGCTCAGTGACCCCTTCTTCGTTCTGGCGACGCAGAACCCGATCGAACAGGAAGGAACCTACTCACTGCCTGAAGCACAGCAGGACCGCTTCATGTTCAAAGTGTATGTGAAGTACCCGTCGTTCCAGGAAGAACGACAGATCGCCCGCCGGACAACATCTGATTCTAACGACAAAATCGAACACGTCCTGACGGCCGTGGATGTCCTGGAGATTCAAAAGATCGTACGACAAGTCCCCGTCTCGGACCACGTCATCGATTATGCACTGGCACTGGTCAGACAGACCCGGATCAATGAACCGGGAACCCCTGATTTCATCAATGAGTGGCTGAGCTGGGGAGCTGGTCCGCGTGCGGTACAGAACCTGTTGCTCGGTGGAAAAACACGTGCTCTGTTGAACGGAAACGCTCACGTCTCAACAGAAGATATCAGCGCTCTGGCCGCTCCCGTGTTGCGGCATCGTATCGTGACGAACTTCGCTGCGGAATCGGAAGGGATTACCTCCGACCTGGTGATTGAGCGTTTGATAAAAGAGACACCGTCTAAGGAAGGCGAACTGACCAGTGACCCAAGATTACAGAAAATTTTTGCTGCCTGA
- a CDS encoding DUF58 domain-containing protein, giving the protein MLPEAISRISRLEIRARSIVEGFLSGLHRSPFFGQSVEFAQHREYAPGDDVRNIDWKVWSKTDKYYIKQYEEDTNLRTTLLVDVSESMQFGTGPLNKYEYGCTAAAALAYLLLKQQDSVGLVTFDDAIRSKVPALSKRTHLNSLLSALAAEKPAQKTDIYDVLKEVAETRSQKGTIILISDLFVNRESLFKGLRLLQYRGHDLMLLHILDDQELDFDYAGTTRFEGMEETGELVCDPRSLREGYLKAMHEFLHDVKRRCARNKFDYQTIRTSEYLDAALAHYLNHRIGMQQSIRQ; this is encoded by the coding sequence TTGCTGCCTGAAGCCATCTCCCGCATCTCGCGGCTGGAAATTCGGGCACGCTCGATCGTCGAAGGCTTTCTGTCCGGGTTGCACCGTAGTCCTTTTTTCGGCCAGTCGGTGGAATTCGCTCAGCACCGCGAGTATGCCCCGGGTGATGACGTCCGGAATATCGACTGGAAGGTCTGGTCGAAAACCGACAAGTATTACATTAAGCAGTACGAAGAAGATACCAACCTCCGCACCACCCTGCTCGTCGATGTCAGCGAATCGATGCAGTTTGGTACGGGACCGTTGAATAAATATGAATACGGGTGTACGGCAGCAGCCGCCCTGGCTTACCTGCTGCTCAAACAGCAGGACTCAGTGGGACTCGTTACTTTCGATGACGCCATTCGCTCCAAAGTTCCTGCACTAAGTAAGCGAACTCACCTGAATTCACTACTGAGTGCCCTGGCAGCAGAAAAACCTGCTCAAAAAACGGACATTTATGACGTACTAAAAGAGGTCGCCGAAACGCGATCACAAAAAGGGACGATCATCCTCATATCCGATTTATTCGTCAACCGTGAAAGTCTGTTCAAAGGGCTGCGACTGCTGCAGTATCGCGGACACGATCTGATGCTCCTGCACATTCTGGATGATCAGGAGCTCGACTTTGATTATGCAGGTACGACTCGGTTCGAAGGAATGGAAGAAACAGGCGAACTGGTCTGCGATCCCCGCTCCTTGCGCGAGGGCTATCTCAAGGCTATGCATGAATTTCTGCATGACGTAAAACGCCGTTGTGCCCGCAATAAATTTGACTATCAGACCATTCGCACCAGCGAGTATCTTGATGCCGCACTGGCGCATTACCTGAACCACCGGATCGGCATGCAACAGTCGATCCGACAATAA
- a CDS encoding BatA domain-containing protein has product MEAWLTQHFVNSALVYTGVAMVAAPIIIHLINRFQYKRVRFAAMEFLLQSQQTNQRRVLLEQLLLLLLRILLIVCLLLLIARLILDPDQLSMFQGAKSHHVIVLDDSGSMRNVWGEQSAFQEGLQVVRKIAAEGTSRPNTEKFSLILLSRADAPLFLQRDINEELINELDAKLGNLTCSHQSLDLNQGLEAAADLLNEDRAVIKTLHLISDFRKADWQEKKSVAATIEKLSNNETTINLVKTVPDSQPNLAITELSGATEVAAVDVPLRLRVSVKNFGDKVAQDVRVSAFVDQNKLPMSIVFDKIEAGSEVSQDFDVVFNKPNLHQINVSLSNDALDSDNERFLSINVKQSNPVLIVDGNPSGNEWMYVQTAIAPDAAITGFAPSVENVDYLRRHPLNQFKNIYLLNVAELPLDAIDALETFVKNGGGLIWFAGPSVQPAFYNDKLYKEGNGLFPAPLEIAPRDLPARDSNTLVDLEVGDHPLFSVFAGQDNPLIEAVSIMRYFPISAEWLQNKAAAASGVSIIAKLRNQDPLILEHRLGKGRIITCLTSAGPVQTSEGEPWNSWALNPSYIVFQLELQKYLVQSRSHEQAETSGDPIAFSLDAATYTDEVEILTPVTAGGRTVRLKATPQQDSDASNSGDLKLITTFRETDQPGVYTVQLKRQDQTVESQMYAFNFPVTESNLELATTDELTAELGNSPSIQIQEPGEFQWIQGQEAGREITNTILIILFILLLCEQLLAYRLSYHPQTASVAA; this is encoded by the coding sequence ATGGAAGCCTGGTTAACACAACATTTTGTGAATTCAGCACTGGTCTATACCGGTGTTGCGATGGTCGCTGCGCCGATCATTATCCATCTGATTAACCGCTTCCAGTATAAACGCGTCCGATTTGCCGCCATGGAATTCCTGCTGCAAAGCCAGCAGACCAACCAGCGGCGGGTGCTTCTGGAACAACTGCTGCTTCTGCTGCTGCGGATTCTGTTAATCGTCTGTCTGCTGCTGCTGATTGCGCGGCTGATTCTCGATCCGGATCAGCTCTCGATGTTTCAAGGAGCCAAGTCGCATCACGTGATCGTACTCGACGACAGTGGCTCCATGCGCAACGTCTGGGGTGAGCAGTCAGCGTTTCAGGAAGGACTGCAGGTAGTCCGCAAAATTGCCGCGGAGGGGACAAGTCGTCCCAACACCGAAAAATTTTCTCTGATCCTGCTCTCCCGCGCGGACGCTCCACTGTTCCTGCAACGTGATATCAACGAAGAACTGATCAACGAACTCGATGCCAAGCTCGGTAATCTTACCTGTTCCCATCAGAGCCTGGACCTGAACCAGGGTCTGGAAGCGGCTGCGGATCTACTGAATGAAGACCGGGCGGTGATTAAAACTCTGCACCTGATTTCCGACTTCCGCAAAGCAGACTGGCAGGAGAAAAAATCGGTCGCAGCGACAATCGAAAAACTGAGCAACAACGAGACTACGATCAATCTGGTCAAAACAGTTCCGGACTCACAGCCCAACCTGGCGATTACGGAACTCTCGGGCGCTACGGAGGTCGCAGCGGTCGATGTCCCACTCCGGTTGCGTGTCAGCGTTAAAAACTTTGGTGACAAGGTGGCTCAAGATGTCCGCGTCTCGGCGTTTGTCGATCAGAACAAACTGCCGATGAGCATTGTATTTGACAAGATTGAAGCCGGCAGCGAAGTCTCCCAGGATTTTGATGTCGTGTTCAATAAACCGAACCTGCATCAGATTAATGTCAGTCTGAGTAACGATGCGCTCGACAGCGACAACGAACGTTTTCTGTCCATCAACGTCAAGCAGTCAAATCCGGTCCTGATTGTGGACGGGAATCCTTCCGGCAACGAATGGATGTACGTCCAGACCGCGATTGCTCCCGACGCCGCGATCACAGGATTTGCGCCCTCGGTCGAAAATGTCGACTACCTGCGCAGACACCCATTGAATCAGTTTAAGAATATCTACCTGCTCAATGTGGCCGAGTTGCCTCTCGATGCAATTGATGCCCTGGAGACTTTCGTCAAAAACGGGGGCGGCCTGATCTGGTTCGCAGGCCCCTCGGTCCAGCCTGCGTTTTATAACGACAAACTTTACAAGGAAGGGAACGGACTGTTTCCGGCGCCCCTGGAAATTGCGCCTCGTGACCTGCCTGCACGCGACTCGAATACCCTGGTCGACCTGGAGGTCGGTGACCATCCACTGTTTTCAGTTTTCGCAGGTCAGGACAATCCCCTGATCGAAGCGGTCTCGATCATGCGTTACTTCCCGATTTCTGCCGAGTGGCTGCAAAATAAGGCTGCTGCTGCCTCGGGAGTCAGCATCATCGCCAAGCTGAGAAATCAGGATCCGCTGATCCTGGAACACCGACTGGGGAAAGGACGCATTATTACCTGTCTGACTTCTGCCGGTCCTGTCCAGACCAGCGAAGGAGAGCCCTGGAATTCCTGGGCGCTGAATCCGAGTTATATCGTCTTCCAGTTGGAGCTGCAGAAATACCTGGTGCAGTCTCGCTCCCACGAGCAGGCTGAGACATCCGGGGATCCGATCGCCTTCTCACTGGATGCAGCGACCTATACCGATGAAGTAGAAATCCTGACTCCCGTGACCGCCGGGGGGCGGACCGTACGACTCAAGGCCACTCCCCAACAGGACAGCGACGCGAGTAACTCAGGTGACCTGAAACTGATCACGACTTTTCGCGAGACCGACCAGCCAGGTGTCTACACAGTACAGCTGAAGCGTCAGGACCAGACTGTTGAATCCCAGATGTATGCTTTCAATTTCCCCGTCACCGAAAGTAACCTGGAACTGGCGACGACAGATGAACTCACTGCCGAGTTAGGAAATTCTCCCTCAATTCAGATTCAGGAACCTGGTGAATTCCAGTGGATTCAGGGTCAGGAAGCGGGGCGGGAAATCACCAACACAATTCTGATCATCCTGTTTATACTATTGCTCTGTGAACAGCTGCTGGCCTACCGCCTGAGCTACCATCCCCAGACTGCGAGCGTTGCCGCATGA
- a CDS encoding prephenate dehydrogenase, producing the protein MTESSTQNSHLFKTIGVIGVGLLGGSIAAAARQRHLAETILGAGRNPSRMRAAQQSGLLDRGSTNIAETAAQSDLVIVCTPVNNIVQFIRIVAQNSRPGTVITDVGSTKQKICSELYGSLPEGVTFVASHPLAGSEKAGFEFADPELFAGRPCVVTPDDQTPDEAIERVKGFWEALGMHVLQTTPENHDRILAETSHLPHVISSALAMTLSEENRPFTSTGFRDTTRIAGGDPSIWIDILLSNSDAIIESIDKYTQSLARLREAIVNQDEKQLRQLLEDGKKNHDALNSAP; encoded by the coding sequence ATGACTGAATCATCGACTCAAAATTCGCACCTCTTCAAAACGATCGGCGTCATTGGCGTCGGTCTGCTGGGAGGTTCTATTGCCGCTGCAGCGCGACAGCGACATCTGGCGGAAACGATTCTCGGAGCAGGACGAAATCCTTCCAGGATGCGGGCTGCCCAGCAGTCGGGACTGCTGGATCGGGGATCAACCAACATCGCAGAGACGGCAGCCCAGTCCGACCTTGTGATCGTCTGCACACCCGTCAACAATATCGTCCAGTTCATTCGCATCGTGGCTCAAAACAGCCGCCCGGGAACGGTAATTACCGATGTTGGCAGTACGAAGCAGAAAATCTGCTCCGAATTGTATGGGAGCCTGCCTGAGGGAGTCACATTTGTGGCATCACATCCCCTGGCTGGATCTGAAAAAGCCGGATTTGAATTTGCCGACCCCGAACTGTTTGCGGGTCGTCCCTGTGTGGTGACGCCCGATGATCAAACACCGGATGAGGCCATCGAGCGGGTTAAAGGTTTCTGGGAAGCCCTGGGGATGCACGTTCTGCAAACCACGCCTGAAAATCATGATCGGATCCTGGCAGAAACCAGTCATCTACCGCATGTAATTTCCTCAGCCTTGGCGATGACTCTGTCAGAAGAGAATCGTCCGTTTACGTCTACCGGGTTTCGCGATACGACCCGGATCGCCGGCGGTGACCCATCGATCTGGATTGATATCCTGCTCAGCAACAGCGATGCCATCATTGAAAGCATCGACAAATATACCCAGTCCCTCGCCCGATTGAGGGAGGCCATCGTCAACCAGGACGAAAAACAGCTGCGTCAGCTGCTGGAAGATGGCAAAAAGAATCACGATGCATTAAATTCAGCACCGTAA
- the purL gene encoding phosphoribosylformylglycinamidine synthase subunit PurL, whose amino-acid sequence MLCEVEIKPAENQIDREGARILKECQVLGANSIRSVQTAHSFLLEGNLDQAGLEQIARNLLADPVVETFEIRTLSSESTESGSSEPLLNVMFKPGVTDNVANSARDAIADLGLAIENVATCRKYWVNSDADSDEIDRMASKVLSNDAIEYVVRGPLLMDSIRLGSEYTFELVTVPIRDMNDSQLETLSREGQLYLNLAEMRTIKDYYVKQEKDPTDVELESVAQTWSEHCSHKTLAGRIHFRDGERDIHFENMLKETIFAATTEIRKSLGEKDWCVSVFADNAGVITFDDKQDVCFKVETHNHPSALEPYGGANTGLGGVIRDPLGTGLGGKPVCNTDVFCFAPPDISYDELPAGVLHPKAVATGVVSGVRDYGNRMGIPTVNGAVYFDERYLGNPLVYCGNVAMLPVGKSAKQQAQPGHYIVAVGGRTGRDGIHGATFSSAELTSESESLSGGAVQIGNAITEKMTMDVILEARDQELFSAITDCGAGGFSSAVGEMGEKTGAEVWLDKCPLKYAGLSYTEIWISEAQERMVLAVPPENWEAFEKLCAGEGVEASVIGQFTDTQHLVLKYQDQIVGDLEMEFLHDGRPPIVRDAVYKTPEFTPLIPTQKDDYNKDLTSILSSLNVCSKEWIIRQYDQEVQAGSVVKPLVGVQNDGPSDAAVVRPDLTSTRGLVISCGMNPRYGDLSTHWMAASAIDEAIRNCVAVGANPNKIAILDNFCWGNTDRPETLGSLVAAALACQEFSIAYGSPFISGKDSLYNEFSYENEKGEKETVAIPPSLLISAIGQIPDVSRAITMDLKSPGNRIFLVGATRDELGGSHYALVNNLEGGEVPQVDKEDAPLIFNALHSAIQQQLVRSCHDLSEGGLAVAAAEMAFAGGYGMKLDPTRLPEALELSTASLLFSESNTRFLIEVAPDKIAALQLCFGELPLVEIGEVIGNRQLTIKGTSGSNVINLGLDELKSAWKNPLAWD is encoded by the coding sequence ATGCTTTGCGAAGTCGAAATTAAACCAGCCGAGAACCAGATTGACCGTGAAGGTGCACGGATTCTCAAGGAATGTCAGGTTCTGGGTGCGAATTCCATTCGTTCCGTGCAGACGGCTCATTCCTTTCTGCTGGAAGGAAACCTGGATCAGGCGGGCCTCGAACAGATTGCTCGTAATCTGCTGGCTGACCCGGTGGTGGAAACTTTCGAGATTCGCACACTTTCCAGTGAATCGACTGAGTCCGGATCGAGCGAACCGCTGCTGAATGTAATGTTCAAGCCTGGCGTGACTGACAATGTGGCCAACAGTGCCCGCGATGCGATTGCTGACCTCGGGCTTGCCATCGAGAATGTCGCCACCTGTCGTAAGTACTGGGTCAACTCCGACGCAGACAGCGACGAGATTGATCGCATGGCTTCCAAAGTTCTCTCAAATGACGCCATCGAGTATGTCGTCCGCGGTCCCCTGTTGATGGACAGTATTCGCCTGGGAAGCGAGTACACGTTCGAACTGGTCACAGTACCCATTCGGGATATGAACGACAGCCAGCTGGAAACCCTGAGTCGCGAAGGCCAGCTGTATCTGAATCTGGCTGAGATGCGGACGATTAAGGACTATTACGTCAAACAGGAGAAAGATCCGACCGATGTTGAGCTGGAAAGTGTCGCCCAGACCTGGAGCGAACACTGCTCGCACAAAACCCTCGCTGGCCGCATCCATTTCCGGGATGGTGAACGGGATATCCATTTCGAAAACATGCTCAAAGAAACCATCTTTGCTGCCACAACCGAAATTCGGAAATCACTGGGCGAGAAAGACTGGTGCGTCAGTGTCTTCGCCGATAACGCAGGCGTGATCACCTTCGACGACAAGCAGGACGTCTGCTTCAAGGTAGAAACCCACAATCACCCCTCAGCCCTGGAACCATACGGTGGCGCCAATACGGGCCTGGGAGGTGTCATTCGGGATCCGCTGGGTACCGGTCTGGGTGGTAAGCCGGTCTGTAATACCGATGTCTTCTGTTTCGCGCCTCCGGATATCTCTTACGATGAACTGCCCGCAGGCGTATTACACCCCAAGGCGGTCGCTACCGGCGTGGTATCGGGTGTCCGCGATTATGGTAACCGAATGGGAATTCCTACGGTCAACGGTGCGGTCTACTTTGATGAACGCTACCTGGGTAATCCTCTGGTTTACTGTGGTAACGTCGCGATGCTGCCCGTCGGCAAGTCGGCCAAACAACAGGCACAGCCCGGACATTATATTGTCGCAGTGGGCGGCCGGACCGGGCGAGACGGGATTCATGGAGCCACGTTCTCCTCAGCAGAACTGACCTCCGAAAGCGAATCCCTCTCAGGAGGTGCAGTACAGATCGGGAACGCGATCACAGAAAAAATGACGATGGACGTGATCCTCGAAGCCCGCGATCAAGAGCTGTTTTCCGCAATCACCGACTGTGGTGCCGGCGGTTTCAGCAGTGCTGTCGGTGAGATGGGTGAAAAGACGGGTGCAGAAGTCTGGCTGGACAAGTGCCCGCTCAAATACGCCGGGCTGTCCTATACGGAAATCTGGATCTCCGAAGCCCAGGAGCGAATGGTACTGGCTGTGCCCCCGGAAAACTGGGAAGCCTTCGAGAAACTGTGCGCTGGTGAAGGAGTCGAAGCTTCTGTCATCGGTCAGTTCACAGACACACAACATCTTGTTTTAAAATACCAGGACCAGATTGTTGGAGATCTGGAGATGGAGTTTCTCCACGATGGACGACCGCCGATCGTGCGTGATGCGGTCTACAAGACACCGGAATTCACCCCGTTGATTCCAACACAGAAAGATGACTACAACAAAGACCTGACTTCCATTCTGAGTTCACTGAATGTCTGCAGCAAGGAGTGGATCATTCGCCAGTACGACCAGGAAGTCCAGGCAGGTAGCGTGGTCAAGCCTCTGGTTGGCGTGCAGAACGACGGTCCTTCAGATGCCGCAGTGGTACGTCCGGACCTGACTTCAACACGTGGGCTGGTCATCTCCTGCGGTATGAATCCGCGTTATGGCGATCTGAGCACACATTGGATGGCGGCTTCGGCCATCGATGAAGCCATCCGTAACTGTGTCGCTGTGGGTGCAAATCCCAACAAGATCGCGATCCTCGACAACTTCTGCTGGGGTAATACCGACCGACCGGAAACCCTGGGCAGTCTCGTTGCCGCGGCCCTGGCCTGCCAGGAATTCTCAATCGCCTATGGTTCACCGTTTATCAGTGGTAAAGACAGTCTGTATAACGAATTCTCCTACGAGAATGAAAAGGGAGAAAAGGAGACCGTCGCGATTCCGCCTTCTCTGTTGATCAGTGCTATCGGCCAGATTCCAGACGTGAGCAGAGCGATCACAATGGACCTCAAGTCACCCGGCAACCGGATCTTCCTGGTAGGTGCCACCCGAGATGAACTGGGCGGAAGCCATTATGCCCTGGTCAATAACCTGGAGGGGGGAGAAGTTCCGCAGGTCGATAAAGAGGACGCCCCGCTGATCTTCAACGCCCTGCACTCCGCGATTCAGCAGCAGCTGGTACGCAGTTGTCACGACCTGAGCGAAGGGGGACTGGCTGTTGCAGCGGCAGAAATGGCATTTGCCGGCGGCTACGGAATGAAACTGGATCCAACCCGGTTACCGGAAGCATTGGAACTGTCCACCGCCAGCCTGCTCTTCTCTGAGAGTAACACTCGTTTTCTGATCGAGGTCGCTCCGGATAAAATTGCCGCCCTGCAACTCTGCTTTGGCGAGTTGCCCCTGGTGGAAATCGGGGAAGTCATCGGAAATCGACAACTCACGATCAAGGGTACTTCCGGAAGCAATGTAATCAATCTCGGCCTGGACGAACTAAAGTCCGCCTGGAAAAATCCACTGGCCTGGGATTAA
- a CDS encoding vWA domain-containing protein → MNLLSSVSQFMMLAADETTAFRSIEYDTPDTGWGWLLLLGGLALVLILSIRTIWKDSFQLPVFWRCWLTGLRLAVLIALIVIVFNPHERTQKMSFRPSRVAVLVDTSLSMRHPNELVSANASSPASRNVPSRMEAIEKLLADSPLIADLQKSHQVSVYTFDQALKGPHHVFQRASQDKTSNTEASADTTSTETDTKVDWNTLLQPQGLETRLGEQLGQLIREINGSTLSGIIVATDGASNAGTDLLSANEAAKEAKVRLITLGVGSPTRPANLQVSKIIAPTDVQFGDAFEITALLQAVGMPGKNITLELLKKLPGEAEPTVIESRDILLPTEDGLPLDVKFERTPAEEGEINYVIRVRGNQLAQDANAMDNELEHTVNVFSRPTRVLVIAGGPMRDYRFARTMLYRHPSIKSDVWLQSAPPGVSQDADQLLYEFPERSDLFEYDVVLAFDVNWSLLSEEQMLNLNEWVSSGGGGIVLVAGDVYTPKLSLESDKYKSILDLYPVFINSFVRDYLDQEATQIRRIEWTQAGLDAGFLMLTDDPATSKELWETFPGLYRCYPSNGAKAAATVYAHFPDPKTQTEHGFSILMASQYFGEGRCFYLGSPEMWRLRSVDEDYYDRFWTKLIRNIGQGRTRRGTKRGTLILERDEYVLGQTVSVRVRLLNPEFQPLVQESVPMEVIDPRGRPLVPNLLLMQDRNRSGEYTASFRASLPGKYRFNVTVPNSKGQVVDGSLSVLLPRLEDESLSQNVKGLKELARDTGGAYLALEEAETIPALLPDQGEEFLIDERLKTLWDQAWVFFLLAGLLATEWLTRKLFKLS, encoded by the coding sequence ATGAACCTACTGAGCTCTGTCTCCCAATTCATGATGCTGGCTGCCGACGAAACTACAGCGTTTCGTTCGATCGAATACGATACGCCCGATACCGGCTGGGGCTGGCTGCTGCTGTTGGGGGGCCTGGCACTGGTACTGATCCTGTCGATCCGCACCATCTGGAAAGATTCGTTTCAGCTGCCCGTCTTCTGGCGGTGCTGGTTGACCGGGTTGCGTCTGGCGGTGCTGATTGCATTGATTGTCATCGTATTCAACCCGCATGAACGAACACAGAAAATGTCGTTCCGCCCATCCCGGGTCGCGGTTCTGGTCGACACCTCACTCTCCATGAGGCATCCGAATGAACTGGTCTCTGCGAATGCAAGTTCCCCCGCCAGTCGAAACGTCCCCAGTCGGATGGAAGCCATAGAAAAACTGCTCGCGGACTCACCTCTAATTGCAGACCTGCAGAAGAGTCACCAGGTCAGTGTCTACACGTTCGACCAGGCCCTGAAAGGGCCACACCATGTCTTCCAGCGTGCGTCACAAGACAAAACTTCCAATACGGAAGCATCAGCTGATACTACATCCACAGAGACAGATACTAAAGTTGACTGGAACACTCTGCTGCAACCTCAAGGACTCGAAACGAGACTGGGGGAACAGCTGGGGCAGCTGATCCGCGAAATCAATGGTTCAACGTTGTCGGGAATTATCGTAGCCACCGATGGTGCTTCTAATGCAGGCACTGATTTACTCTCTGCCAACGAAGCAGCGAAGGAAGCCAAAGTTCGTCTGATTACTCTCGGTGTCGGCAGCCCGACACGGCCGGCAAACCTGCAGGTTTCAAAAATCATCGCTCCCACCGATGTACAGTTCGGCGATGCCTTTGAAATCACCGCTCTGCTGCAGGCGGTCGGAATGCCTGGGAAAAATATCACACTGGAGTTGTTGAAAAAACTACCGGGAGAAGCAGAGCCAACGGTGATTGAGTCTCGCGACATTCTATTACCGACAGAAGACGGCCTGCCGCTGGATGTCAAATTTGAACGGACACCAGCCGAAGAGGGAGAAATCAACTACGTGATCCGGGTGCGAGGCAATCAGCTGGCTCAGGATGCGAACGCGATGGACAACGAACTGGAACACACGGTAAATGTCTTCAGCCGTCCGACTCGGGTACTGGTGATTGCAGGTGGTCCGATGCGTGATTACCGCTTTGCCCGTACGATGCTTTACCGACATCCCTCTATCAAGTCAGATGTCTGGTTGCAATCTGCTCCCCCGGGTGTCTCACAGGATGCAGATCAGTTGCTGTACGAATTCCCCGAACGATCCGACCTGTTTGAGTATGATGTCGTACTGGCCTTCGATGTGAACTGGAGTCTGTTGTCTGAAGAACAGATGCTGAATCTGAATGAGTGGGTCTCCTCCGGGGGCGGGGGCATCGTGCTGGTTGCCGGTGATGTCTATACCCCTAAATTGTCACTGGAAAGTGACAAGTATAAGTCGATTCTCGATCTGTATCCGGTCTTCATCAATTCCTTTGTGAGGGATTACCTCGATCAGGAAGCAACGCAGATTCGCCGCATCGAATGGACACAAGCGGGACTGGACGCCGGTTTCCTCATGCTGACCGACGATCCGGCGACCTCGAAAGAGCTCTGGGAAACCTTCCCGGGGCTGTATCGTTGTTATCCCTCGAACGGAGCGAAAGCTGCAGCGACGGTCTATGCTCATTTCCCCGATCCCAAAACGCAAACCGAACACGGTTTTTCGATTCTGATGGCTTCACAGTATTTCGGCGAAGGCCGCTGCTTCTACCTCGGTAGCCCCGAAATGTGGCGTCTTCGTTCCGTCGATGAAGATTACTACGACCGCTTCTGGACCAAACTGATCCGTAATATCGGACAGGGACGTACTCGACGTGGTACGAAGCGGGGGACCCTGATTCTCGAACGGGATGAGTATGTTCTGGGACAGACGGTCTCGGTACGGGTTCGACTGCTGAATCCCGAATTCCAGCCACTGGTTCAGGAATCGGTGCCGATGGAAGTCATTGACCCGCGCGGACGCCCCCTGGTTCCTAATCTGCTCTTAATGCAGGATCGAAACCGTTCGGGAGAATACACGGCCAGCTTCCGAGCCAGCCTGCCCGGGAAGTATCGTTTCAATGTGACCGTTCCGAATTCCAAGGGACAGGTCGTGGATGGCAGTTTGAGTGTGTTGCTGCCGCGACTGGAAGATGAATCACTGAGCCAGAATGTCAAAGGCCTCAAGGAACTGGCCCGCGATACAGGCGGTGCGTATCTTGCACTGGAAGAAGCGGAAACAATTCCTGCACTGCTGCCCGACCAGGGTGAAGAATTTTTGATCGACGAACGCTTGAAAACCCTCTGGGACCAGGCCTGGGTCTTCTTCCTGTTAGCAGGCCTGCTGGCGACGGAGTGGCTGACACGAAAACTGTTTAAATTGTCATGA